In Candidatus Poribacteria bacterium, one genomic interval encodes:
- a CDS encoding CRTAC1 family protein, producing the protein MPTFLRLCVLICLCIPAEADVRFTDVTELSGVEFRHATGATGERYMPETMGAGCAFFDYDTDGHLDILLANGTPWELAGTTYTPRLYRNIGSGRFVDVTEAAKLNVPMYGMGITVADYDNDADPDVYFTNVGENRLFRNNGDRTFTDVTGFAAVADPNWSTSAAFFDADNDGWLDLFVCNYVEWTPETDLPCTVISTTDNKRHRTYCTPTVYTGQSARFYRNRGDGTFTDLTVQAGLYNPIGKSLGVTLLDYNRDGWIDLAVANDTEPNFLYRNNGDGTFTDEALVMGIAFSETGRARGGMGIDAADVYNNGGTAIAIGNFSNEKSAFFYAESGDPYFTDNANRVQIADLSYRSLTFGVLFFDCNLDGVLDLFCVNGHIEPEVLRYQQHTPYAQLPSLFQNQKDGTFRDITKHAGLVREGVGRGCAYGDYDNDGDLDLLVSNNGVKTEYAGAWLLRNDTEPLSNYLRVKTVGVRSNRDGIGTQVRVTSGDSLQYQMVRTGSSYCSQSETILTFGLGETETVAQLEIQWPSGEVDRYVALKANQTIEAIEGASKK; encoded by the coding sequence ATGCCGACCTTTCTGCGCTTGTGCGTTTTAATCTGTCTATGTATTCCTGCGGAAGCCGATGTCCGATTTACGGATGTCACCGAACTGTCTGGTGTCGAATTTCGGCACGCCACAGGGGCAACCGGTGAACGGTATATGCCTGAAACGATGGGTGCTGGATGTGCCTTTTTCGACTACGATACTGATGGTCATTTAGACATTCTCCTCGCAAATGGAACACCTTGGGAACTCGCGGGAACGACATACACCCCGCGGCTTTATCGCAACATAGGCAGCGGACGGTTCGTCGATGTTACTGAAGCAGCGAAACTGAACGTCCCCATGTATGGGATGGGCATAACGGTGGCGGATTACGACAACGATGCCGATCCGGATGTCTACTTCACCAACGTCGGTGAAAATCGACTCTTCCGCAATAACGGAGACCGAACTTTTACGGATGTCACTGGATTCGCAGCGGTCGCGGATCCAAACTGGTCGACAAGTGCCGCTTTCTTTGATGCCGATAACGATGGGTGGCTCGACCTGTTTGTTTGCAACTACGTTGAATGGACCCCTGAGACGGATCTGCCGTGTACAGTGATTTCTACGACTGACAACAAGCGACACCGTACCTATTGCACGCCGACTGTCTATACTGGGCAGTCCGCTCGGTTTTATCGCAACCGAGGGGATGGCACCTTCACAGACCTCACTGTGCAAGCTGGACTCTACAATCCGATAGGAAAATCGCTCGGTGTTACCCTGTTGGATTATAACCGGGACGGATGGATTGATCTCGCTGTCGCCAACGATACTGAACCCAATTTTCTCTATCGGAACAACGGGGATGGCACATTTACCGATGAAGCCCTCGTTATGGGTATTGCCTTCAGTGAGACAGGGAGAGCACGGGGTGGTATGGGCATTGATGCAGCGGATGTCTATAACAACGGCGGCACCGCAATCGCCATCGGCAATTTTAGCAACGAAAAGAGTGCCTTCTTTTACGCGGAATCAGGCGACCCCTATTTCACGGATAACGCTAACCGTGTCCAGATTGCCGATCTAAGTTACCGGTCCCTGACGTTTGGGGTTTTGTTTTTTGATTGCAACTTAGATGGCGTGCTCGATCTGTTTTGTGTGAATGGACACATTGAACCGGAGGTGCTTCGTTATCAGCAGCATACCCCTTATGCACAACTCCCTTCCCTCTTTCAAAATCAGAAGGATGGGACGTTTCGAGATATTACAAAGCACGCTGGACTCGTTCGCGAGGGGGTCGGACGCGGGTGTGCCTACGGCGATTACGATAACGATGGCGATCTGGATCTCCTTGTAAGCAATAACGGTGTTAAAACTGAATATGCTGGGGCATGGCTTCTGCGAAACGATACCGAACCGTTGTCTAATTATCTCCGAGTGAAAACTGTGGGTGTCCGTAGCAATCGAGATGGTATTGGTACACAGGTCCGAGTAACGTCGGGAGATAGTCTCCAATACCAGATGGTTCGCACGGGTAGTAGTTATTGCTCACAAAGCGAGACGATAT
- a CDS encoding aldo/keto reductase, translating into MIDRRGFLKSMAGLTTGILLSSACAEGDEANIASDRLGTLLPTRRLGRTGEAVTMLALGGWHIGEMSEAEAQKTIDIALEGGVRFFDSAESYQRGGSESRLGKLLVPKYRDDVFLMTKTTAITADGAWRHLEGSLSRLNTEQLDLWQVHSIRNPADVDERIDNSILDVMLEAKETGKTRYIGFTGHSSPAAHERMLERTDIFDACQLSMNLVDMNYESFIERVVPTLVERNIGVIGMKALANGGFFGGSRHGKHGSNPKVVPDKVSVSEAIRFVWSLPVSTLVTGPDNAEQMQEKIDIAKKFTGMEDDERQALIDKVEDMAGTTVEFYKA; encoded by the coding sequence ATGATTGATCGACGTGGATTTCTAAAATCGATGGCAGGTTTGACAACAGGCATTCTCCTGTCATCAGCGTGTGCAGAAGGGGACGAAGCAAATATTGCCAGCGACCGTTTAGGCACCCTCCTGCCAACACGGAGACTCGGACGCACCGGCGAAGCGGTAACCATGCTTGCCCTTGGCGGATGGCATATCGGAGAGATGTCTGAAGCGGAGGCACAGAAAACAATTGACATCGCACTTGAAGGCGGCGTCCGGTTCTTTGATAGCGCAGAATCTTATCAACGCGGTGGCAGTGAGAGCCGTCTCGGGAAACTATTAGTGCCAAAATATAGAGATGATGTGTTTCTGATGACGAAAACGACGGCAATTACTGCTGATGGTGCTTGGAGACATCTCGAAGGTTCACTCTCACGTTTGAACACCGAACAGCTCGATCTCTGGCAGGTGCATTCGATCAGGAACCCCGCAGACGTAGATGAGCGAATTGATAACAGCATCCTTGATGTTATGCTCGAGGCGAAAGAGACAGGGAAAACGCGCTATATCGGATTCACTGGGCATTCGAGCCCTGCAGCCCATGAACGTATGCTTGAACGTACCGATATTTTCGATGCATGTCAATTGTCAATGAACCTTGTTGATATGAACTACGAGAGTTTCATTGAAAGAGTCGTCCCGACGCTCGTTGAACGCAATATCGGTGTCATTGGGATGAAGGCACTCGCGAACGGTGGATTTTTCGGTGGGTCGCGGCACGGTAAACACGGCTCAAATCCGAAAGTCGTCCCTGATAAAGTCAGCGTTTCCGAAGCGATTCGGTTTGTCTGGTCTCTACCGGTGAGCACACTTGTTACTGGTCCTGACAATGCCGAGCAGATGCAAGAGAAAATTGACATCGCCAAAAAGTTCACAGGCATGGAAGATGATGAGAGGCAAGCGTTGATAGACAAGGTCGAAGATATGGCTGGCACAACGGTTGAATTTTACAAAGCCTAA
- a CDS encoding polysaccharide deacetylase family protein codes for MENASPKEIPDKLVVLTFDDGCKSQATFVGPLLSAYDFGATFYITEGLNFLRNKEAYMTWEEVRGLHDAGFEIGNHTRHHRNVTQQSAAELRGDLSHIDVRCAASGIPKPTTFCYPGYSHGEAAVEVLAEHGFHFARRGVAPEFPYDGEGGRGPAYNPTVHHRLLIPTTGASGPHWNFDDFEWALAQAKDGNIAVLTFHGVPDLEHPWVHTTPAQFEVYMAHLAENDYNVIALRDLGNYVNF; via the coding sequence ATGGAAAACGCTTCACCGAAAGAGATCCCTGATAAACTCGTTGTCCTGACATTTGACGACGGATGTAAATCGCAGGCGACTTTTGTAGGTCCGCTTCTGAGTGCCTACGACTTTGGTGCCACCTTTTACATTACCGAAGGTCTAAACTTCCTGAGAAATAAAGAAGCCTACATGACGTGGGAAGAGGTGCGTGGATTGCACGATGCGGGTTTCGAGATTGGCAATCATACACGCCACCACCGGAATGTGACCCAACAATCAGCGGCGGAACTCCGTGGGGATTTATCGCATATTGATGTACGTTGTGCAGCGTCCGGTATTCCGAAACCCACGACGTTCTGTTATCCCGGTTATAGCCACGGCGAAGCCGCTGTTGAAGTGCTTGCGGAACACGGCTTTCATTTTGCCCGACGGGGTGTTGCCCCAGAGTTCCCTTACGACGGTGAAGGCGGACGCGGACCTGCATATAACCCAACGGTGCATCATCGACTCCTCATCCCGACGACAGGTGCTTCGGGTCCACATTGGAACTTTGACGATTTCGAGTGGGCACTTGCACAAGCAAAAGATGGGAATATAGCGGTTCTCACGTTCCACGGTGTCCCGGATCTTGAGCATCCATGGGTTCACACGACACCAGCGCAATTTGAAGTGTATATGGCGCATCTCGCGGAAAATGACTATAATGTCATCGCACTCCGGGACCTCGGTAATTATGTGAACTTTTAA
- a CDS encoding phosphatase PAP2 family protein, with translation MLREFTNSLTRWDTLLFHRIFGWGDKRILNCSFRIISWSANGCLYPFVALYVHLTFGAGTSKPLLLSAILAFPLERLLYHFLKQSMKRDRPYKRIMDVHFRVRPPDQFSFPSGHTASAFLMMTLLSNTFPALQIPTLCWGASVGVARVYLGVHYPTDVLAGALLGILTAQIGMWFIM, from the coding sequence ATGCTTAGAGAATTTACAAATAGTCTAACTCGATGGGATACCTTACTGTTTCACCGTATCTTTGGTTGGGGCGATAAAAGAATCCTAAATTGTTCATTTCGTATTATCTCTTGGAGTGCGAACGGATGTCTGTACCCGTTTGTTGCGCTTTATGTACATTTGACGTTCGGCGCGGGGACCAGCAAACCCCTTCTTCTATCAGCGATCCTCGCATTTCCACTTGAGAGACTCCTCTATCACTTCCTGAAACAGTCAATGAAACGCGATCGACCATACAAGCGGATCATGGATGTCCACTTTCGGGTTCGCCCGCCCGATCAGTTTAGTTTTCCATCAGGACATACTGCGTCTGCTTTCTTGATGATGACGTTGTTATCGAATACCTTTCCGGCACTACAAATCCCGACGCTTTGTTGGGGAGCCTCCGTGGGTGTTGCGCGCGTATATCTCGGTGTACATTATCCGACGGATGTACTCGCAGGCGCGCTCCTCGGTATCCTTACCGCACAGATAGGTATGTGGTTTATAATGTAG